In Streptomyces sp. NBC_01439, the following are encoded in one genomic region:
- the mreC gene encoding rod shape-determining protein MreC, whose product MRDTRESRLLLVLLIAIAFALITVDIRAGEESPVDGARQAAAAVFGPVEEGVATAVDPVANAIGAVRDSGERHNRIATLERENAALKAKLGSEDQTRSRIHELDEMLKRAGAGQYGIKGAEVIAIGAAQGFSWTVTIDAGSKDGIERDMTVLNGDGLVGRVSTVGPDTATVVLANDPDFTVGTRLEKTGELGFATGQGDRALSVQMLNGKAKVSPGDRLVTFGSRGNKPFVPGVPIGEVVKVDPSRGDLTRTVWVRPFVGFSRLDIVGVVVMPPREDPRDAVLPPKPEAPKPTPTVTVTVTPSGSAGAAKPADD is encoded by the coding sequence GTGAGGGACACACGAGAAAGCCGGCTGCTCCTGGTGCTTCTGATCGCCATCGCGTTCGCATTGATCACGGTGGACATCAGGGCAGGCGAGGAGTCGCCGGTCGACGGTGCCCGGCAGGCCGCCGCAGCGGTCTTCGGCCCGGTCGAGGAAGGTGTGGCGACCGCGGTCGATCCGGTCGCCAACGCCATAGGGGCGGTACGGGACTCCGGCGAGCGCCACAACCGCATCGCCACGCTGGAGCGCGAGAACGCGGCGCTGAAGGCCAAGCTGGGCAGCGAGGACCAGACCCGCAGCCGCATCCACGAGCTCGACGAGATGCTCAAGCGGGCCGGCGCCGGGCAGTACGGCATCAAGGGTGCCGAGGTCATCGCCATAGGAGCGGCCCAGGGCTTCTCGTGGACCGTCACCATCGACGCCGGCAGCAAGGACGGCATCGAACGCGACATGACCGTCCTCAACGGGGACGGACTCGTCGGACGGGTCAGCACCGTCGGCCCCGACACCGCCACCGTCGTCCTCGCCAACGACCCCGACTTCACCGTCGGCACCCGGCTGGAGAAGACCGGTGAACTGGGCTTCGCCACCGGCCAGGGCGACCGCGCCCTGTCGGTCCAGATGCTCAACGGCAAGGCCAAGGTCAGCCCCGGCGACCGGCTCGTCACCTTCGGCTCGCGCGGCAACAAGCCCTTCGTGCCCGGCGTGCCGATCGGCGAGGTGGTCAAGGTCGACCCCTCGCGCGGCGACCTGACCCGCACCGTCTGGGTGCGTCCGTTCGTCGGCTTCTCGCGCCTGGACATCGTCGGCGTCGTGGTGATGCCGCCGCGCGAGGACCCCCGCGACGCGGTCCTGCCGCCCAA
- a CDS encoding rod shape-determining protein, which translates to MSFIGRDMAIDLGTANTLVYVRGRGIVLNEPSVVAINTNTGGILAVGSEAKKMIGRTPGNIVAVRPLKDGVIADFEITERMLRYFILKIHKRRYLARPRVVVCVPSGITGVERRAVIEASTQAGARQVHIIEEPMAAAIGSGLPVHEATGNMVVDIGGGTTEVAVISLGGIVTAQSIRVAGDELDNAIIQHIKKEYSLLLGERTAEQIKITIGSAYDLDQDEHTEIRGRDLVSGLPKTVVISAAEVRKAIEEPVNSIVDAVKTTLDKCPPELSGDIMDRGIVLTGGGALLRGLDERLRRETGMPIHIAEDPLDSVALGSGKCVEEFEALQQVLDAQPRR; encoded by the coding sequence ATGTCGTTCATCGGCCGTGACATGGCGATCGACCTCGGGACCGCCAACACGCTGGTGTACGTGAGGGGCCGGGGGATCGTCCTGAACGAGCCGTCCGTGGTCGCCATCAACACGAACACCGGTGGCATCCTGGCGGTCGGCTCGGAGGCGAAGAAGATGATCGGGCGCACGCCCGGCAACATCGTCGCCGTACGGCCCCTCAAGGACGGAGTCATCGCCGACTTCGAGATCACCGAGCGCATGCTCCGGTACTTCATCCTTAAGATCCACAAGCGCCGCTACCTGGCCCGCCCGCGCGTGGTGGTCTGCGTTCCCTCCGGGATCACGGGAGTGGAGCGACGCGCCGTCATCGAGGCGTCCACGCAGGCCGGCGCCCGCCAGGTGCACATCATCGAAGAGCCCATGGCCGCCGCCATCGGCTCGGGCCTGCCCGTCCACGAGGCCACCGGCAACATGGTCGTGGACATCGGCGGCGGCACCACGGAGGTCGCCGTCATCTCCCTCGGCGGAATCGTCACGGCACAGTCCATCCGAGTGGCCGGCGACGAGCTCGACAACGCGATCATCCAGCACATCAAGAAGGAGTACTCGCTCCTCCTCGGTGAGCGCACGGCCGAGCAGATCAAGATCACCATCGGGTCGGCGTACGACCTCGACCAGGACGAGCACACCGAGATCCGCGGGCGTGACCTCGTCTCGGGCCTGCCCAAGACGGTCGTCATCTCGGCCGCCGAGGTGCGCAAGGCCATCGAGGAGCCGGTCAACTCCATCGTCGACGCGGTCAAGACCACGCTCGACAAGTGCCCGCCTGAGCTCTCCGGCGACATCATGGACCGCGGCATCGTCCTGACCGGCGGCGGCGCGCTGCTGCGCGGCCTCGACGAGCGGCTGCGCCGGGAGACCGGCATGCCGATCCACATCGCGGAGGACCCGCTCGACTCGGTCGCCCTCGGCTCCGGCAAGTGCGTCGAGGAGTTCGAGGCCCTCCAGCAGGTCCTGGACGCCCAGCCCCGTCGCTGA